The Colletes latitarsis isolate SP2378_abdomen chromosome 1, iyColLati1, whole genome shotgun sequence genome has a segment encoding these proteins:
- the Snrnp-u1-c gene encoding small ribonucleoprotein particle U1 subunit C, with product MPKYYCDYCDTYLTHDSPSVRKTHCQGRKHKDNVKYFYQKWMEEQAQNLIDATTAAFKAGKIASNPFAANKGVAIPPPPNLGPRPGVPPQGPPGMMPPPGMHPGGPMGPGGPMMMGPHGPMPPMMGMRPPMMGPMGPMGPMMGPMGPMGPMRPPMNGPPLPVGGPSSMKK from the coding sequence ATGCCAAAATATTATTGTGATTATTGTGACACATATTTGACACACGATTCGCCGAGTGTACGAAAAACCCACTGTCAGGGTCGAAAACATAAAGACAATGTCAAATATTTCTATCAGAAATGGATGGAGGAACAAGCTCAAAATCTAATTGACGCCACAACGGCGGCATTCAAAGCAGGAAAAATTGCATCCAATCCGTTCGCAGCAAATAAAGGTGTAGCAATTCCACCACCACCGAATCTTGGACCTCGACCTGGAGTACCACCCCAAGGTCCACCAGGTATGATGCCACCTCCAGGAATGCACCCTGGTGGTCCAATGGGTCCAGGAGGTCCAATGATGATGGGACCCCATGGACCAATGCCTCCGATGATGGGTATGAGACCACCGATGATGGGTCCTATGGGGCCAATGGGACCGATGATGGGACCTATGGGACCGATGGGTCCAATGAGACCCCCAATGAATGGACCACCACTACCTGTAGGAGGGCCATCGTCGATGAAGAAATAA